The nucleotide window CCCTTGATGCCCTGCTCCACCTACATATCCTTCTGTTGTGACAAGATCGAAGCCGAGCACGAATACATTGCGGACACATACCTTGTGGTCCTCATTAAAATGCATCGCATTCTTTGTAGGGTCATTGCGGTTTTCCCGGCTCCTGATTCGGATGGGAGCGGTACTGCGACCTTCTCCGCAGCCGCACACATGGCAATGACGAATCTACGTGCCGAGCTAGATGATTTCAAGTTGCAAGTACCAAGGAACATTCGAGACAATTGTACGTACAAGAACACTGACCACTAGGTGATGAAACTGGCTGGATGGGTTTGATTTTGCTGACCTGGACCCCAAAGTGTCGTTTGAGATTGCCTTCCAAGGCATACTCGGGAGGCTATACGAACCCGTAGTCTATATGGCGTCATCACCGGTTTCATCTATTGACGGCATCCGAAAGTCAGAAGCAATGTGGTGCTGCCTGGACGCTGTCAAAGCAACATTGGATCTATATGCTTCCATCCCCGTGGCCGACCTCAGTTATCTACCCTTCAACACCTACTGCCACATGACATTCTCCTTAATTACCGCTACACGCCTGGTTGTCTTGCAAGATCCGGATTGGAATAGCAAGCTCGCCGGCGAAAGCCTTGACTTTGCCGGCATAACGCAACGCATTAGTGACCGGTGCGATCAGGCGGACACTGTGGCCATTGCAGAAGAATGGCGGCGAAAGCGCAAATATGTCAATGACACTGTGTCAGTGATGTCCATGCACCGCAACAAGCTCCGATGGATTCGTTCGTGGTATCTCTCCAAGACTGCAGCGCCGAATCCTGCCGCTCCTGAAAGTCACCCGCCGATACACCATTCGGATTCACAATACCAAGGACAAATCCTGCCAGCTACTGAGATGATCGCAGATACCGGGAACCCCGCGCCCGTTGAGGCACTGTCCCCTGTGTCATTCCTAGGCGACGAATGGTGGCAAGCAATGCTGGATGATATGAGCTTTCTCCAGCCGTAGAACAGTCAGAATGATGGTTTGACTGATGCTGCAGGCTACCATCATTGGGCAAACATTGCGGAGAAAATGTTGAGCAACAGGAGCTACATCCAGTTGCAGCCTGTACGGCAGGGAGCTTTGAAATCTAACATGGCGACAGGCTCTTCTGTGCCTTGATGTTACACGCAGCCCTAGAAGCGCGCGGAAGCTTGATAGCGCGTCTGCGGTAAGGCGAACAAGAGGAATGCCTGAGATGGTTTGAGTACCGACTGGTGGAATCATAGGGCTGAGGCGCGTGCTGAGCTCGGGCTGCGGAAACGGGCGTGGGACTTCGGACTCCCGGAATAGCCTCCTCAATCACAGATGCATCGGCCTAGCTCTCACCGCATGCCTGAGCAAAAACTAGGCTTCAATATTACACTCATTCCGTTTGGACAACGTGCCTTAACATCACAGGCTTGGATGTTCATCGCTCCAGCATAGCCGTTCCCGGTGTAGTCGGCGTGACATCCACGCCGCCGAATGGAACGATAAAATCACATGGGTCCGTGCATTCAGCGATGGTTACCTACCAAGGTACTGTGTACGGTAGGTACCAGCTAAGCGGGTGCCTAGACCACCGATCCAGTCTCCCAGTGACCATGTTAACAGGGCCAATTACCCCTACTGGACCCTTCTAGCAGCGGTCATCACCGGGCAGGTTTCGATACGGCCCAGCGGAGCTTGCCACTATTACGCCCCCAAACCTTCAACCTGCCGCGATCCGATATCTACTCCTAGCGAAGGTCGAACCCTCCATTATTGTTGGAAATAGATAATGAAAGGCAACAACACAGGATTCATTTAGAACTGAACAATCCCAACGAACAAATCTCGACATGTTGTGAGGCTAAAAATTCCGTTAGCAGTGGCATCCCCCAGGCATGGGCGTGCCGCCACTTCGAAACAGATGGAGTGAAATCCAAGTCACCAGATGTTCTGCACAATGATGATTTGAGGAAAATTCAACAGTTTCTGTCAGGTTAATTGATAGTGAACCTCTCGATCGCAGATGTAGAGTTCAAACCCCTAAGAACGGGAAATGGCAACATGTGGCTATGGCTGTCATGATGTTACGGTTCCTGAATCAGGCAGCCAAAGATATAGGGCGTTTTTCCAACTTTATCACCACCGCACATACCAGCCTAAGCTTTTAGTGATCTTTCTTTGCTGCCTCTGACAGGGGGACTGACCAATCGCATGTAATACTGCTGTGTGGAactttccttttcccgaCTCTTTTCGATCACCATTTGGAACCGGCCGGACTTAGTGCCTCACCTCCGTTGTTAGTCAAAGGAGAATAACACATCAATGGAGTACTCAACGGTTGACCTTGGTAGAAGTCGCTCCTCATACTGTAAGCGGCCCCCATTCGGCATTCGACAAAACTACTCCTACTGTATGATATATGCCTGTACTCGGCGTTATCAAAATGGCGATGCACAGGCACACATGTTTTGGAAGATCAAAGACCTATAAAGATATCTGGCCGACAACGCCTTCGACTAGATTGCCTGGATCACGATTTAACTCAAACAGCTCCATTACCAACTGAAGATCCAGTAATTCAACAGTCGCTCATCGGCCCATCAGCTCATACAATCGCTACTCCCAACTTCCTCCTTCAGCAACCCAAGATCCAAAATGTCTGGCCACTCTTCCTCTCACAGCTCTTCCTCCGGGAAGACCAACTGGGACTCCATCGCCATGGGTTCATCCGCCCTCGGTTTTATTAAGACGGATGTTGCCTCCAAGTCCTCTAGCTCCCGTGGTGGTTCCTCTCACGCTTCATCGTCTGGATCCAAGTCCAGCGGCTCTTCTCACGGCAGTTCGGTAAGCCTTTCTTGCTCCATGACACTGAGATAGCTCGGATGCTGACTTTGAGATAACTACAGAAGGGCTCCAGCAGCAATTCAAAGCGTTAAGCGAACTGCTCATATCTTCCGTCAGATCTCTACGAGGCAATTCGCGGGTTTTCCTTATCGGGACTTCTTTGGCGTACAGTTTCTTTCAAGGTGCCGGGGTGGCGAGCATTGCATTATCCCCTCTCGCATGACTTTCTATAATCTCATGAATGTGTTCATCCCGCTACCGGGAAATGGCCgatgtgttggtggtggatatTTTCTTCATACCTTCTTGTTAGATGGATCTGACACTCCCCAAGGAGTGGGTGCTCGGTGATTCGGATTTTGGGTTTTCTATTTTTGCACTTTTTTTTGGTCATTTTCAACTctttggtttctttttccacTCCGTATTTACTTACCTCCAACACTCCTTTTCTCTGCCATTGTCATGATCGACAGAAACTAGTTGGTCCAATATTCACAATCCGGCCGGATTTCACAAGATCACTGCACCGCTTCAACACTGCTTCTTTGATATATTGCTGATAGGTGTAGCGACCTGCTCTGCTCAGCTTACCCAtgctacctacttaccaTCATTCGACTCACTTTACAACCATTCAAGTTTGGCCACAACAATCATAGTTCTATCTATCAATAGTTCCAATTCACCTCGCCTCACCGAATCTCCTCCCATCGCAATCAAAAGTCCATTACTGTGGCTCGGACTTCGGATAGACACATCATGCACCTGATGCCTTATTATCCCCTTCCATAGTCAGACCTGCTTTTGTATTCAAATTCGTCATGCTTACGAGGTAATAGCTCAGCACATAGATCAAGTAGAGATAATACGCCCTTTCCATCAAGCGGTTCTCCTGTGTCCATCAGCTTTTCTAGGAAGGGCCATCTCACGCGTCACTGTCAGCGGAGACATGGACTGAGAAACTAGGAAATGAGGAAGACTAAAAAGAAATGACCTCAGTGATGGTGGGATACATGATATGATTTTTGTTGTATGCAAACTGTTTCATATTTCTCATATTTCTTCTTTCAGATGGCTTATATTGCTTGAGAGATATGAACGAAGCTCAAGGGGATGAATGATTGTCCAAGATGTGTGAAGTTCATACTTTTGGGGAAGTGAAGCCGTAGTAATGTTTGACAGTGCAGaagtacactacctagatGTACACGCAGAACCCTAACCCAGAGGACCGAAGCCAGGGGCATCGAGGTGACATGTGGAGTCTATAGACCCACGAAACTAAGGTGCATGGAACAGCGCTGAGGGTCCCCGCGAACACCCCCTTGCAGCCCTGTGGGATGCACTGTAAGACAGATAAAGTGGGTAATTTACTGTGCCCCGCGACTTCTGGTCTCGACGGAGGGGAACGTTAGGATCTCGGAGACGCGATTCTTTGATCTGTCAACACCAGGGCTTGCGCCAGCATAAGGTATCTCCAACCCCATCACCGCTCGGCCATTTCCTCAGTCGGTCCAGCGGACGCTGTTATCGAGCGACAATGAGGTGATATTTCTTATCTGCGACTTAACTACATGTAACAACGGAAACACAATGGCGCTCCCACTGCCACCAGGGCTGACCCAGAACGAGGTCGCCTTCCTTGCCGAGATGGAAATGGTCACCGTCGTCCCACGTCAGCGCCTGGACAGCATCGACCTGCTCGGTGTGAGTTATCTTTGCTCTACATGTTCCCCGTCATGGGAATACCGATTGACTGACTTTCCCCGCGACGACAGGGAAAAACACCACAACTTCGGCCTCCCCACCGCGCCCAGCTGCCCCTCTggctcgccctcctcctcaagaaACAGCGCCGCGCCAACATCGTCCCTCCAGCATGGATGCATCCCGCCTCCCTTGCCGAGATTATCCATCGCGAAACAAAAGAAGATCCCGAAGCTTTCTccccgccaccacctcctccctcgcGCGCTCTGTACTCCCAGCCTGGCACCGCACGCCGGCTAAACCCCAGTTATCTCGATGACTTTACGCAAACGCAACAAGACTCGCAACAAGATCCGAACTCCATCTTAtctcctcccttcctcccttccaACGTCGCCGAATCCCCCGCCGGATACCTCCCCTACCACTGGCTCGAGGTTGCCGAGGCTTTGCTCACACACGCCGGCGATGACATGCCCGCCCCGGCTGGCGAGGTGCGGTCGCTACTGCGAGACTTGGTGGAGGTGCGCGCAGCCAAGATGCGCAGCAGTACATCGGCTTTGGAGGGGTTTGGTGATGCCTATTTGACCCTGCGTGGCGTTGGTGCTATGGAGTTAGCTGAGAACAGAGCTTTTCTGGCGGGCTTGGTGGATGGCGTACGGAAGATTGGGGCCAGCGCCGAGGCGacgagaagggaagaggaagaggaggctagGAGGGGCGGGGActatggtggtgatggggatgagGATAGTGATGAGGATATGGGCCTTTGAAGGCTGCATGGGAGCGTCACTGAGACTTCAGAGAAAAtgggcaaaaaaaaaaaaaaaaaaaaaaaaaaaaaaaaaaaaagtgaggGACAACCTGCGGTCGCCTCAAGGCAGTGGGAGGCGGTGGGCGAGAAGTCGAGGAGTCGGACTCACACTTCCTTCCAAACGCCAAGGCCGAGTCCGACCACAAAGGCTCATGCCCGAGCAACGTGGTCAACAATGAGATACCCAAGAGGACATGGAAGAAACATGAGAAGAGGTCAGACACCGAGTCTCCACAGGACGGTTTTGCAACGAGGTGATACGAATATCCAATATTAACATGGTTTCCAAAGTAATACATAAAACGAACAAAAAGCAAGGTgcgtttcttttcttccgcCTGCGGAATCACATACTGCACCCATGAAGAACGCCAGAAACACCATCTACCATCGCCCAATGAACCTGAACTCCATGTCGACCATGATCTTCAACTGATGTTCTATCGCAGGACGCGTGTCACTGCATGAAGCTATCTATTGTCATTCCGTCTTTTTTGCCTGTATCACGCCCCTTGATAtgaccttccccttcttcgtcGCTTCGTGTTGGTATCAATGCTACCCTAGCCCATTGTGTTGCTATCGAAACACTTTATGGCGATCACCTAATCACCTCGAAGGAGTCCCTAATCCAACAGCCTGATCTGCTGATCATACACACCTTGGCAGCAAATCCTTCGCAGGCTGTCAGCCTTTTCTTCCTGCTACTTGTACTGGTGGCGGTAGCCTCCAATGCGGGTGGCGGTTTTTAAGAACCATGTGTTcagtcagcagcagcacgaaCACCATTGTTAACCTTGTGGATGCTGAGGATcatactcttcctcctccttttcatcTGCCGGGTCATACTCCGTCGATATGCGCCGGCTTTGGGCCGTCCCAGCGACACTACTCGCTAAAGACCTCGAACCTTGACTGCCATGAATTCGAGGTAGTCCAACTGTCCTTGGATCGTACTCCTCGTTCTCAATCATCGCTGGGTCGTACCGTGTCTGCTCTTCTCGGTGCACTGCATCTGTTTGCTGACTGACAATGCCCACCACCTTGGCGCCCAAGCTCTGTTGTCCTTCGCCTTTTCCTAAAGCCGGTAGCTCCATACGAAGTCGCTTACTGGAACGATTtgcctcgtcatcgtcttcgtcaaAAGAGCGTGGCCGTTTCGGAGAAGCAGGGGGAGATGAGCAGTGTCGCTTTGCCAAGCTGCCGCTGGACTCGTCGGAATCATCGTCATAATCCGTGATGGAGGATATGCTTCGTTTGGCGCCAGAAGACGCGGAGGTTTTAGCGAGGGAGCTCTCAGTCGATGCTGTGCTGATCCATGATGTGGGATTTAAAGTATCCTGCTCCGCGCTCATCCACCGAGGCACGGCACTGCCAGTGAGGCCGCCAGTGTATCCCTCGTCGTACCTGGGGTTGTATTGGTAATACgctcctctctcctcctctcgtCGCTCTCGCTccttctgctgcttctggtCCTGCAGGTATCTTTCTGTCGAAAAAGCGGGGCAGTAAATTCCTGAACGACGATGGTGTGGCTTCCTCGTCGGGCtcctcatctcctcctcgtcgtcttcttcttcttcctcctcctcttcctcgctcgAACATTCCGCATCGCCAGGATCAACAACCTTTACTCCCTTGTCTTTGTGCACCTGCGGGAATCCCTTACCACCGACTTGCACCCTCGCCTCGCGAGTGCCTGGGGCTGTGTGGCCTGTCTGAGAAACCTTGGGTGGGTTCTTGGTTTTCGGGCTGATGTCCTGGTCGCCTTGCCCAGTGTAGTCGGGCAGGGTATAGATACCATCATCGCCGGAGACGCTACCGGGTGCGGAAAGACGGCCGTCGCGAGGGACAAAGGTGAAGTCTTCCCGGAAGACAGTGGTGGAGGGGTATTCGCTTTGGTGGAAGGGGCCGGCGCTGTTGCGGCGCAGAGAGGGCTTGCTAGCGGATAATTTTTTAGGGGTTGTGGGCGGATGTTGACCCAAGTTCGTGTTCGAGGTGGCTGTTGTGATGCCAGCCGACGGAGGAGGCGCATTTGAGCGGGCTGTTCGGGCAGCCATGTCGAGTTCGAGATCGCGGCTGCTGACGTCGGTCCCATCGGAAGTGTACGCAAGTTTCAGGGGAGACGGAACGGGCTTTACTTTGCGGTTTCTCTTGggtgaagaaggacaaggggTAGGTGGTAGCCGAGGCGGCGGGGAAGAAAGGGGAGTTTCTTGCTGTTGACTGGGCGAGCTTCGTCCTTGTGACGAACCTTGGGAGCTAACCTTCGTACCATTCACTGGCATGGCAACGGGAGGAAGCTCGTCGTCACTATCGGACGAGCCTCCAGActttgatgttgatgacgagCCGGTGCATGAAGATTTGCTcgacccttcttcttcttcgtcttcttcttccggaTAGTCCCAGTCTTCTTCGGAAGACCAGTCTGACGGCAATGATGGTGCACGGCTATAAGCGCCAAAGTCGAGTGAAGGCCTGGTCCAGTTAATGGCGTTTCTTTCGACAGAGTCGTGGCCCTGGAGGCGTTCGGGCAGTATTGCGAGGTCGCCCAGTGGGTGTCGTTGTACGGCGTGGCCTCTCTCATACCAGGGGAGTGGATTATTTCTTTGATTACGCCGCTGCAGTTCCCGTTCATCTGCTTCCCACTGTTCGTCATCGAAATCAGGAAGCGAACTTTGTGATCTGGGCTCCTCACCGGCTGGAGCAGGTTCATCTGGTTGATTatttggcggcggcaactCCGGCAACTCTTGCTCGTCCTCATCATGTGGCTGGTCCAAACCAACGTTTGCTTCGCCGCGACTACTCTCGCTACTTGCTCCATCGCCGAATAGATCCTCATCACTATCATTGAAGTACCGTTCACCGTCGTTGGCCTGATCTCCGTTGCCATCCGGACCCGGGGAGTCGCGTCGTTCCTCATCATTACCACGGCCCTCTCCGTCGGCATCGCTACCAtctgatgacgacgaagacgaggacgatgaagacgacgaaCTGTCCGACCTTTCTCCTCGGTCATGCGCAGGAGCTGCATCTTCAtccgatgacgaagacgacgaactGTCGGACGGCTCTTCCCCGAAACGTGTAGCTGCATCTTCACTCTCTTCATCAGAGCGTTGCTCCTCTTGCTTTTTACTGGGGTGTggctcctctccttcttcatcggGATGTTGCCACTCTTCCACATAATCAGGGTGCTGCCACTCTACCACATCATCAGGGTGCTGCCACTGTACCTCATCCCCCCCGTTCTCATTATTATCAGCAACCGGGACTGGTTGAGGCGCCGGCTGCTGCCCTCCAGCGGCGGCAAACCCGCCAGACCACCCCCCTGCTACATACCCAGCGGGGACCAAAAATTGTTGTGGGGAAATGGCTTCAAGGGGAGGATTGACAACAATTGCAGGTCGGGGAGGAGTGTGTGGGAGTTGGGGGGAAGAAAGCACGGGTAGTACTGGGGGAGGCGTGTCCTCGTAGTCAAATGGATCAAAGCGAGACGCGGGAGACGAGGGTGAGAGGCGGACTGGCGGCGtctgaggaggatgaggaggtggtggggttGACGTTCGGGGGTGTGCTGCTTCTGAGCCGTCTTTGGGGTCTAAATCTGCTTTAGGATCAGAGCTGTCAATGGGATCAGCATTTCCATCTGGATTCACCCCTGCGCCTCGCACTGGATCCTCTTGGGACCCTGACTCTTGGCCCTCATGGACCACTACTGGCTGTTCTGGCTCCTGCTCTTGTTCTGACTCAGGCTCAGGCTGGGGCTCTGGCGCTGGTTGTTGCCCGGCTTGCTCTGCATTCAACACTTGTACCTCTTCATTATCCCCAATTTCTATTTGCGGGATGTTCCCATTTTCCAGCTGTTGGAGGTTCTGAGCACGAATCTGATCTCTGTTCAACAGGCGTTGCCGACCATCCTCTCCAAGCTCGTAATGGGGTATGTTGCCATTGGCCAATTCTTGAAGACGCTCACGCTGAGCACGGGTTTGACGACGTGGGAGGTTCGGATCGCCCCATGTTGCAGGCCTATTTTGTGGACCGATGAAGGCGTCCCTTCTTGGACGTCCCCGACGCCTGGGCTGGGGCTGGTCACTGTCCATAATTTGTTggcttggacttggactGGTACTTTCGAGCGTTTGGTTGTCTGGGAGTGTGATCTGGTCTTTGTTGGAGCTGCTAAGATAGCTAGCTAGGTAGCTATGCTTTCCTAATTTGGAGTGTAAGCTTCCTCTCTCGCTGGTATGGTTTGTGTGTCTGCCGCGTGCGTTGTGTTTGGTCGTGTTGTTTGCTGTTCAAGTCTCACTGGTGTTGTCCTTTCGGAACTTGCTTGTCAAGGTTATCTGGTTCTGTTACTGTTCAAACAATGTTCTCTTCATCTCTTGACAAGATATCGGACAATCAATCAATCCGTTTCAGTTCCAAGGGCGAGAGCCCCCTTATGCGATCGCGGCATCTATAGGATTTATACGGACACGCTTCGGTCTTTGCGCTATCAGGTTATTCTTTGTCGTTCCAAACGGCTTGTCGAGAGCTTGTCGAGCTTGTTGACAATGAAGACAATGGAAACATTGTGTTGTGATGGGAAGCGAGACAAAGCGACTTGTGTGCCGCCGGTAGGTATTTTTAGATGGGAGTTACTGAAAGGTACCTATCTGTTACTACACTCTTGTAGTCGAGATATTCGAATGTCTCTCTGAGTCAGGGACAGCTAGACGGTTGGCCCTGTTGGTAATAGGACGAATAAATTTACGGACTCAGCTTCATTTCATTTTTTGAAGCTGCAATGAAGACTGAGTGTCAAGAACAAGTCACCGGCCTCTCTGCACCCAACTTCCAAGGCCCTTTTTCGAACTCCTTCGTCTGTGTTTTCTCACATGAtttgacaaaaaaaaaaaaagctcgAATGCCCAAACAACCTATGTCAGTACGTCCACCATGTCCCGCCACCGAGATGGGTATTTTGGGGCATCTCAATTGCAACTAGGTAGCCACCCCTATTCAAATCCGGTAATGTGAGTCGGATCGCGACAAGGAACCTCGACCCGAACTACGACTGAACAAAGGATGTGACTAGTTTCTCATACTTGACATCATTGTCTTGTTCAAGACAATGAACAAAGACGTAGAGTTCTTTGGGACGAGGCATTCACAATGCATTGTTACTTCGGTCATTTTTCAACAAAGAAAATCTACAATTGAtgacctagaggtatgtaggaACAATGCCCCTTCTTCACAAGTCACGGTTGCCTAGTTCTGGCAGAAAATTAAATCCAGAGTGAGACCAGCCCAGACGCATCCACTTGGACAGCTACTGCGGCTTTTCGATGCGGGCTCAACCCAGATTATCCTATTGAGGATCGACCTACAGAAATTCCGAGAGCCAGATAAAATAACAGAGGCTGAGATTTGGAAAGTCGGTGGTATCATATGCCCGTCGTTATCTGCTATACGACGTGAATATAATTCAAAGTACAAAAGGAAACTGAAGAGTCTTCAGCAAGCGGTGGGCGACCGCCATTATAAGACGATGTGCCAGCCCGTCAGTATTTAACGGTTAGTCCGTTGCGCACATGATGCCGGTTTAGGGCAGTGTTGTGAGGAAGGGACGAACTTGTTGACCTGCTAGCACTGACCAGCCTGTTAAGAGGTTATCTTCAATGGCGCCATGCTGTTTGCGGACCAGTTATCATCTCATC belongs to Neurospora crassa OR74A linkage group IV, whole genome shotgun sequence and includes:
- a CDS encoding DNA replication complex GINS protein psf-2; translated protein: MALPLPPGLTQNEVAFLAEMEMVTVVPRQRLDSIDLLGGKTPQLRPPHRAQLPLWLALLLKKQRRANIVPPAWMHPASLAEIIHRETKEDPEAFSPPPPPPSRALYSQPGTARRLNPSYLDDFTQTQQDSQQDPNSILSPPFLPSNVAESPAGYLPYHWLEVAEALLTHAGDDMPAPAGEVRSLLRDLVEVRAAKMRSSTSALEGFGDAYLTLRGVGAMELAENRAFLAGLVDGVRKIGASAEATRREEEEEARRGGDYGGDGDEDSDEDMGL